In 'Nostoc azollae' 0708, the following are encoded in one genomic region:
- the hoxU gene encoding bidirectional hydrogenase complex protein HoxU, which produces MSVKTLTINGELVSAREDETLLEAAKGGGVHTPTLCHLDGVGDVGPCRLCLLEIAGSNKLHPACLRKVAEGIEVNTHSARLQKYRRTIIEMSFAEGNHICSVCVANGNCELQDLAIEMGMDHVRIEYQLPNRTVDTSHDHFGIGHDRCVLCNRCVRVCDEIEGAHTWEMVVRWSKSHVITDLNQPWGTSQTCTSCGKYVNACPTGAIFYQGSSVGEIKNYRSKIDF; this is translated from the coding sequence ATGTCTGTAAAAACTTTAACGATCAATGGTGAATTAGTTAGCGCCCGTGAGGATGAAACTCTGTTAGAAGCAGCAAAAGGAGGGGGTGTACATACTCCTACATTATGTCATTTAGATGGTGTGGGAGATGTGGGGCCTTGTCGTTTATGTTTGTTAGAAATTGCGGGAAGTAATAAATTGCACCCTGCGTGTCTGAGGAAAGTTGCTGAAGGAATTGAGGTGAATACTCATAGCGCTCGCCTACAGAAATACCGTCGCACAATTATTGAAATGTCATTTGCAGAAGGCAATCATATCTGTTCTGTTTGTGTTGCTAATGGTAACTGTGAATTACAAGATTTAGCAATAGAAATGGGTATGGATCATGTGCGGATAGAATATCAACTTCCTAACCGTACTGTTGATACTTCTCATGATCATTTCGGCATTGGTCACGATCGCTGTGTGCTTTGTAATCGCTGCGTTCGCGTTTGTGATGAAATCGAAGGCGCACATACTTGGGAGATGGTGGTAAGATGGTCAAAATCTCACGTAATTACCGATTTAAATCAACCTTGGGGAACTTCTCAAACTTGTACTTCTTGTGGTAAATACGTTAATGCTTGTCCCACAGGTGCAATTTTTTATCAAGGTTCAAGTGTCGGTGAAATTAAAAATTATCGCAGTAAAATTGACTTCTGA
- the hoxE gene encoding bidirectional hydrogenase complex protein HoxE, with amino-acid sequence MDATIKRHQYQQDTVIEILHRASELFGYLELDLLLYIAHKLKLPPSWVYGVATFYHLFFLAPKGKHNCVVCTGTACYVKGSQAILSSLENVTKIRAGETTSYGEIYLMTARCLGACGIASAVVFDGAVLGNQTPESVCEKVGEWQENGTK; translated from the coding sequence TTGGATGCAACTATTAAGCGTCATCAATATCAACAAGATACAGTAATTGAAATTCTCCATCGAGCTTCGGAATTATTCGGTTATTTAGAATTAGATTTATTGTTGTATATTGCCCATAAGTTAAAATTACCACCCAGTTGGGTGTATGGAGTTGCAACTTTCTATCATTTGTTTTTCCTTGCACCTAAAGGTAAACATAATTGTGTAGTTTGTACAGGTACGGCTTGTTATGTGAAGGGATCTCAGGCAATTTTAAGCAGCTTGGAAAATGTTACTAAAATTCGTGCGGGAGAAACTACTTCTTATGGAGAAATTTATTTAATGACGGCTAGGTGTTTAGGGGCTTGTGGTATTGCATCTGCGGTAGTTTTTGATGGTGCGGTTTTAGGTAATCAAACCCCGGAATCAGTTTGCGAAAAAGTGGGAGAATGGCAGGAAAATGGAACTAAATGA
- a CDS encoding universal stress protein — MNTEFIQKVGSPGSIICNLAQEWNADLIIMGRRGLSGITELLLDSVSNYVLNYASCYVHIIHLPITV, encoded by the coding sequence ATGAATACCGAGTTTATCCAAAAAGTGGGCAGTCCCGGAAGTATTATTTGTAATTTAGCCCAAGAGTGGAATGCTGATTTAATTATTATGGGACGACGGGGACTGTCTGGGATAACGGAATTATTGCTTGATAGTGTGAGTAATTATGTGCTGAATTATGCATCTTGCTATGTGCATATTATTCATTTACCAATAACAGTATAA
- a CDS encoding IS5 family transposase (programmed frameshift): protein MERKSYPTDLTDMEWEILAPLIPSAKEGGHPPTTDMGEICNAIYYHLKTGCQWNMLPGDFPPRSTVYSYYRKWQGQGVWEKFNHTLGSQVRSKLGKSTQTTALAADSQSVKTDQRKPDVYGFDGCKKVKGRKGHTLVDSLGLVLKLVVSEANAPERILAAYALMELLEEPTELLEKVQVLWVDSGYDGDKFALAVWFLIQAHVEVIGPTEQEFKVLPQPWVVERTFGWFNQYHRLSKDYERLTQIREGAIYAVMTRIMLLPLVS, encoded by the exons ATGGAACGAAAGTCTTACCCCACAGACTTAACTGATATGGAGTGGGAAATCCTGGCCCCATTGATTCCATCAGCCAAAGAAGGAGGACATCCACCCACAACAGATATGGGTGAAATATGTAATGCCATCTATTATCATTTGAAAACTGGATGTCAATGGAATATGCTTCCAGGTGACTTCCCGCCAAGGTCAACGGTATATAGCTATTACAGGAAATGGCAGGGCCAGGGGGTCTGGGAAAAATTCAACCATACATTGGGTAGTCAAGTTCGCTCGAAATTAGGTAAATCAACACAAACTACCGCGCTCGCTGCAGACAGTCAGTCGGTCAAAACTGACCAAAGAAAGC CGGATGTGTATGGTTTTGACGGATGTAAAAAGGTAAAAGGAAGAAAGGGGCATACTTTAGTTGATAGCCTGGGACTTGTGTTGAAACTTGTTGTTAGTGAAGCGAATGCCCCAGAACGAATACTTGCTGCCTATGCACTAATGGAACTGCTAGAGGAACCCACAGAATTATTGGAAAAAGTCCAAGTTTTATGGGTTGATTCCGGTTATGACGGTGATAAATTTGCACTTGCAGTTTGGTTCCTGATTCAAGCTCATGTTGAAGTCATAGGACCTACTGAGCAAGAATTTAAAGTTTTACCACAACCCTGGGTAGTAGAAAGAACATTTGGGTGGTTTAACCAATATCATCGTCTAAGCAAGGATTATGAGCGTTTAACACAAATAAGGGAAGGAGCTATATATGCTGTTATGACTAGAATTATGCTACTTCCTCTTGTCTCCTAA